In a single window of the Cuculus canorus isolate bCucCan1 chromosome 25, bCucCan1.pri, whole genome shotgun sequence genome:
- the MAPT gene encoding microtubule-associated protein tau isoform X3, with amino-acid sequence MLHPSCGNIAETAEQCQNVTIMEDHAAGQEKHVPSGYPLQIPVDDGSDEPFSETSDAKSTPTTEDATAPLVEEGDHEDQGGVEQHGEIPEGTTAEEAGIGATPNLEDHAAGDAVQGRIDSKDQDGAEAEEKKLKGPEMRGGVKTATQRSAAGQGQRNSTNATRIPAKTPTAPKTPPSSGRKEQKKPPPAAAKSEKAREPKKVAVVRTPPKSPASAKTRVQPSAAPMPDLKNVKSKIGSTENLKHQPGGGKVQIVYKPVDLSHVTSKCGSLGNIHHKPGGGQVEVKSEKLDFKDKVQSKIGSLDNISHVPGGGNKKREKGKEDKTRPQAARSPSPDPAGLQALVLEPPTPPGEPAPSLALAWGGHQ; translated from the exons GTAACATTGCTGAGACAGCGGAACAGTGTCAGAACGTTACCATAATGGAGGATCATGCAGCTGGCCAGGAGAAGCACGTCCCATCAG GCTATCCCCTCCAGATACCAGTCGATGATGGATCAGATGAGCCTTTTTCTGAAACATCTGACGCTAAGAGCACCCCAACTACGGAAG atgccACAGCACCTTTAGTGGAGGAAGGAGACCACGAGGATCAGGGTGGTGTCGAACAACACGGGGAGATTCCAGAAGGAACCACAG CTGAAGAGGCGGGCATAGGAGCCACCCCCAACCTGGAGGACCATGCTGCAGGAGATGCCGTGCAAG GTCGCATCGACAGCAAAGACCAGGATGGGGCTGAGgctgaggaaaagaaactgaag GGCCCAGAGATGAGAGGTGGCGTGAAGACGGCTACACAGCGgtctgcagcagggcagggccAGAGGAACTCGACTAATGCCACGCGCATCCCAGCAAAGACTCCCACGGCCCCCAAGACACCTCCCAGCTCCG gcagaaaggagcagaagaaaccacctcctgcagcagcaaagtcTGAGAAAG CCAGGGAGCCCAAGAAGGTGGCAGTGGTTCGCACACCACCAAAATCTCCTGCATCTGCCAAGACCCGCGTCCAGCCATCAGCCGCACCCATGCCTGATCTGAAAAATGTGAAGTCCAAAATTGGCTCAACTGAAAACCTGAAGCACCAGCCCGGAGGTGGCAAG GTTCAAATTGTTTACAAGCCAGTTGACCTGAGCCACGTGACATCCAAATGCggttccctgggcaacatcCATCACAAACCAG gcGGTGGCCAGGTGGAGGTGAAATCTGAGAAACTGGACTTCAAAGATAAGGTGCAATCGAAAATTGGGTCCTTAGATAACATCAGCCACGTCCCTGGAGGTGGAAATAAAAAG agagagaaaggcaaggAAGACAAGACCCGTCCCCAGGCTGCTCGGAGCCCAAGCCCAGACCCTGCTGGGCTCCAGGCCCTGGTGCTGGAGCCACCCACCCCCCCCGGAGAGCCAGCTCCCAGCCTTGCACTCGCCTGGGGAGGGCACCAGTAA
- the MAPT gene encoding microtubule-associated protein tau isoform X2 translates to MLHPSCGNIAETAEQCQNVTIMEDHAAGQEKHVPSGYPLQIPVDDGSDEPFSETSDAKSTPTTEDATAPLVEEGDHEDQGGVEQHGEIPEGTTAEEAGIGATPNLEDHAAGDAVQEEPRPSKLQPYPQDCVGDAIRRETQSTKQAAGVPQQPLLSHEMKATTAAPTRIEVTIPIPLDMYQDSRTCEDSNELWDHRGREGSGVDAALGTERSHDVCTEGLAGAGSTGNSHIKDGLSPLYTRAPLKEDASGLERDKDRDIDETPEQDLISLVGQHILPRPEVGLCPAAAKEALEECAFGKNKSQDVLRDTSREVPLVETESHEAGEDQERKRWPLGGEEDTDIIPSKPSEVISQKAKPGEEGDSGPLLESAKLPVELKDDVEDKDAPSEQAVPDTGECGTPKKRTCARVTDKAISRVPLLKGRIDSKDQDGAEAEEKKLKKSSPSTAKPPGGRPSIPPHRHTSSSTTPSKTPSSPASTSKRASSVTSRPASKGTQETRAKGPEMRGGVKTATQRSAAGQGQRNSTNATRIPAKTPTAPKTPPSSGRKEQKKPPPAAAKSEKAREPKKVAVVRTPPKSPASAKTRVQPSAAPMPDLKNVKSKIGSTENLKHQPGGGKVQIVYKPVDLSHVTSKCGSLGNIHHKPGGGQVEVKSEKLDFKDKVQSKIGSLDNISHVPGGGNKKREKGKEDKTRPQAARSPSPDPAGLQALVLEPPTPPGEPAPSLALAWGGHQLRLISWTFRENAKAQDRPRRRNRL, encoded by the exons GTAACATTGCTGAGACAGCGGAACAGTGTCAGAACGTTACCATAATGGAGGATCATGCAGCTGGCCAGGAGAAGCACGTCCCATCAG GCTATCCCCTCCAGATACCAGTCGATGATGGATCAGATGAGCCTTTTTCTGAAACATCTGACGCTAAGAGCACCCCAACTACGGAAG atgccACAGCACCTTTAGTGGAGGAAGGAGACCACGAGGATCAGGGTGGTGTCGAACAACACGGGGAGATTCCAGAAGGAACCACAG CTGAAGAGGCGGGCATAGGAGCCACCCCCAACCTGGAGGACCATGCTGCAGGAGATGCCGTGCAAG AGGAGCCAAGGCCTTCCAAGTTACAGCCTTACCCTCAGGATTGTGTGGGAGATGCAATAAGAAGAGAAACCCAATCCACAAAGCAGGCAGCCGGGGTTCCTCAGCAGCCTCTTCTATCTCATGAAATGAAGGCTACAACAGCAGCTCCCACCAGGATCGAGGTCACCATCCCAATACCTCTGGATATGTACCAAGACTCCAGAACATGTGAAGACAGCAATGAGTTGTGGGATCACCGAGGCAGGGAAGGCAGTGGTGTGGATGCCGCACTGGGAACAGAGCGAAGTCATGATGTGTGCACTGAGGGGttggcaggagcaggcagcacaggcaACTCCCATATTAAAGATGGGCTGTCTCCTTTGTATACCAGAGCCCCATTAAAAGAAGATGCCAGTGGACTGGAAAGAGACAAGGACCGTGATATTGATGAAACTCCTGAACAGGATTTGATTTCCCTGGTGGGACAGCATATTTTACCAAGACCTGAAGTGGGCTTGtgtccagcagcagccaaggaaGCTCTTGAAGAATGTGCCTTTGGCAAAAATAAGTCTCAAGATGTGCTCAGAGACACATCAAGAGAGGTACCTCTTGTTGAAACTGAATCACATGAAGCAGGAGAGGACcaagagaggaagaggtggCCACTGGGCGGGGAGGAAGACACAGATATCATCCCATCTAAGCCTTCTGAAGTCATCTCCCAAAAAGCTAAgcctggggaggaaggagattCTGGACCCTTGCTAGAATCAGCCAAACTCCCCGTGGAGTTAAAAGATGATGTGGAAGACAAAGATGCTCCTTCTGAACAGGCAGTGCCAGATACAGGAGAATGCGGGACACCCAAGAAGAGAACTTGTGCTCGTGTTACAGATAAAGCCATCAGTCGTGTCCCTCTCCTAAAAG GTCGCATCGACAGCAAAGACCAGGATGGGGCTGAGgctgaggaaaagaaactgaag aaatcCTCACCTTCCACTGCCAAACCCCCAGGTGGTAGaccctccatccctccccaccGACACACCTCCTCTAGCACAACCCCTTCGAAAACACCCTCCAGCCCTGCTTCCACCTCTAAACGAGCCTCTTCTGTCACATCCCGACCTGCCAGTAAAGGAACGCAGGAAACGAGAGCCAAG GGCCCAGAGATGAGAGGTGGCGTGAAGACGGCTACACAGCGgtctgcagcagggcagggccAGAGGAACTCGACTAATGCCACGCGCATCCCAGCAAAGACTCCCACGGCCCCCAAGACACCTCCCAGCTCCG gcagaaaggagcagaagaaaccacctcctgcagcagcaaagtcTGAGAAAG CCAGGGAGCCCAAGAAGGTGGCAGTGGTTCGCACACCACCAAAATCTCCTGCATCTGCCAAGACCCGCGTCCAGCCATCAGCCGCACCCATGCCTGATCTGAAAAATGTGAAGTCCAAAATTGGCTCAACTGAAAACCTGAAGCACCAGCCCGGAGGTGGCAAG GTTCAAATTGTTTACAAGCCAGTTGACCTGAGCCACGTGACATCCAAATGCggttccctgggcaacatcCATCACAAACCAG gcGGTGGCCAGGTGGAGGTGAAATCTGAGAAACTGGACTTCAAAGATAAGGTGCAATCGAAAATTGGGTCCTTAGATAACATCAGCCACGTCCCTGGAGGTGGAAATAAAAAG agagagaaaggcaaggAAGACAAGACCCGTCCCCAGGCTGCTCGGAGCCCAAGCCCAGACCCTGCTGGGCTCCAGGCCCTGGTGCTGGAGCCACCCACCCCCCCCGGAGAGCCAGCTCCCAGCCTTGCACTCGCCTGGGGAGGGCACCA ATTGAGACTCATAAGCTGGACTTTCCGTGAGAATGCCAAAGCCCAAGACCGACCACGGCGCCGAAATCGTTTATAA
- the MAPT gene encoding microtubule-associated protein tau isoform X1, which translates to MLHPSCGNIAETAEQCQNVTIMEDHAAGQEKHVPSGYPLQIPVDDGSDEPFSETSDAKSTPTTEDATAPLVEEGDHEDQGGVEQHGEIPEGTTAEEAGIGATPNLEDHAAGDAVQEEPRPSKLQPYPQDCVGDAIRRETQSTKQAAGVPQQPLLSHEMKATTAAPTRIEVTIPIPLDMYQDSRTCEDSNELWDHRGREGSGVDAALGTERSHDVCTEGLAGAGSTGNSHIKDGLSPLYTRAPLKEDASGLERDKDRDIDETPEQDLISLVGQHILPRPEVGLCPAAAKEALEECAFGKNKSQDVLRDTSREVPLVETESHEAGEDQERKRWPLGGEEDTDIIPSKPSEVISQKAKPGEEGDSGPLLESAKLPVELKDDVEDKDAPSEQAVPDTGECGTPKKRTCARVTDKAISRVPLLKGRIDSKDQDGAEAEEKKLKKSSPSTAKPPGGRPSIPPHRHTSSSTTPSKTPSSPASTSKRASSVTSRPASKGTQETRAKGPEMRGGVKTATQRSAAGQGQRNSTNATRIPAKTPTAPKTPPSSGRKEQKKPPPAAAKSEKGEQPKSGDRSGYSSPGSPGTPGSRSRTPSLPTPPAREPKKVAVVRTPPKSPASAKTRVQPSAAPMPDLKNVKSKIGSTENLKHQPGGGKVQIVYKPVDLSHVTSKCGSLGNIHHKPGGGQVEVKSEKLDFKDKVQSKIGSLDNISHVPGGGNKKREKGKEDKTRPQAARSPSPDPAGLQALVLEPPTPPGEPAPSLALAWGGHQLRLISWTFRENAKAQDRPRRRNRL; encoded by the exons GTAACATTGCTGAGACAGCGGAACAGTGTCAGAACGTTACCATAATGGAGGATCATGCAGCTGGCCAGGAGAAGCACGTCCCATCAG GCTATCCCCTCCAGATACCAGTCGATGATGGATCAGATGAGCCTTTTTCTGAAACATCTGACGCTAAGAGCACCCCAACTACGGAAG atgccACAGCACCTTTAGTGGAGGAAGGAGACCACGAGGATCAGGGTGGTGTCGAACAACACGGGGAGATTCCAGAAGGAACCACAG CTGAAGAGGCGGGCATAGGAGCCACCCCCAACCTGGAGGACCATGCTGCAGGAGATGCCGTGCAAG AGGAGCCAAGGCCTTCCAAGTTACAGCCTTACCCTCAGGATTGTGTGGGAGATGCAATAAGAAGAGAAACCCAATCCACAAAGCAGGCAGCCGGGGTTCCTCAGCAGCCTCTTCTATCTCATGAAATGAAGGCTACAACAGCAGCTCCCACCAGGATCGAGGTCACCATCCCAATACCTCTGGATATGTACCAAGACTCCAGAACATGTGAAGACAGCAATGAGTTGTGGGATCACCGAGGCAGGGAAGGCAGTGGTGTGGATGCCGCACTGGGAACAGAGCGAAGTCATGATGTGTGCACTGAGGGGttggcaggagcaggcagcacaggcaACTCCCATATTAAAGATGGGCTGTCTCCTTTGTATACCAGAGCCCCATTAAAAGAAGATGCCAGTGGACTGGAAAGAGACAAGGACCGTGATATTGATGAAACTCCTGAACAGGATTTGATTTCCCTGGTGGGACAGCATATTTTACCAAGACCTGAAGTGGGCTTGtgtccagcagcagccaaggaaGCTCTTGAAGAATGTGCCTTTGGCAAAAATAAGTCTCAAGATGTGCTCAGAGACACATCAAGAGAGGTACCTCTTGTTGAAACTGAATCACATGAAGCAGGAGAGGACcaagagaggaagaggtggCCACTGGGCGGGGAGGAAGACACAGATATCATCCCATCTAAGCCTTCTGAAGTCATCTCCCAAAAAGCTAAgcctggggaggaaggagattCTGGACCCTTGCTAGAATCAGCCAAACTCCCCGTGGAGTTAAAAGATGATGTGGAAGACAAAGATGCTCCTTCTGAACAGGCAGTGCCAGATACAGGAGAATGCGGGACACCCAAGAAGAGAACTTGTGCTCGTGTTACAGATAAAGCCATCAGTCGTGTCCCTCTCCTAAAAG GTCGCATCGACAGCAAAGACCAGGATGGGGCTGAGgctgaggaaaagaaactgaag aaatcCTCACCTTCCACTGCCAAACCCCCAGGTGGTAGaccctccatccctccccaccGACACACCTCCTCTAGCACAACCCCTTCGAAAACACCCTCCAGCCCTGCTTCCACCTCTAAACGAGCCTCTTCTGTCACATCCCGACCTGCCAGTAAAGGAACGCAGGAAACGAGAGCCAAG GGCCCAGAGATGAGAGGTGGCGTGAAGACGGCTACACAGCGgtctgcagcagggcagggccAGAGGAACTCGACTAATGCCACGCGCATCCCAGCAAAGACTCCCACGGCCCCCAAGACACCTCCCAGCTCCG gcagaaaggagcagaagaaaccacctcctgcagcagcaaagtcTGAGAAAG GTGAGCAGCCAAAGTCTGGAGACAGAAGCGGTTACAGCAGTCCGGGCTCTCCTGGGACTCCGGGCAGCCGTTCCCGCACTCCCTCTCTGCCCACCCCACCAGCCAGGGAGCCCAAGAAGGTGGCAGTGGTTCGCACACCACCAAAATCTCCTGCATCTGCCAAGACCCGCGTCCAGCCATCAGCCGCACCCATGCCTGATCTGAAAAATGTGAAGTCCAAAATTGGCTCAACTGAAAACCTGAAGCACCAGCCCGGAGGTGGCAAG GTTCAAATTGTTTACAAGCCAGTTGACCTGAGCCACGTGACATCCAAATGCggttccctgggcaacatcCATCACAAACCAG gcGGTGGCCAGGTGGAGGTGAAATCTGAGAAACTGGACTTCAAAGATAAGGTGCAATCGAAAATTGGGTCCTTAGATAACATCAGCCACGTCCCTGGAGGTGGAAATAAAAAG agagagaaaggcaaggAAGACAAGACCCGTCCCCAGGCTGCTCGGAGCCCAAGCCCAGACCCTGCTGGGCTCCAGGCCCTGGTGCTGGAGCCACCCACCCCCCCCGGAGAGCCAGCTCCCAGCCTTGCACTCGCCTGGGGAGGGCACCA ATTGAGACTCATAAGCTGGACTTTCCGTGAGAATGCCAAAGCCCAAGACCGACCACGGCGCCGAAATCGTTTATAA